The following nucleotide sequence is from Pseudochaenichthys georgianus chromosome 17, fPseGeo1.2, whole genome shotgun sequence.
agcttgctgcagaattgttggagtttgctgaaggccctgcacctccaccaccccctcctccaccactcacatgcatgcccgagtattatggggaagatgccaccaaggtcaggaagaactgcaggaggtgcctagatgctggactcaaaagggtgaagacacctgtgtactgcaggaagtgccaggtccctctgtgcttcactgtcaaaaggaactgtttcagggagtggcacgacctaaatactggaacattcaggtaggtataacattttgcgagtgtttatttaaaaaagaaaatacgtgttgtttttatatacctagtgtgattttattgtatagtgtgttggtaaaatatttgttgtttttacaaacctacagtgtggttttattgtatagtacgttggtaaaatgtttgtttttacatgcctatagtgtgttggtaaaatgtttgaaataaatcttccccagttggagtcaaatgttacctatgtttccgtttttttttattgtgcaagtacacccacacacaatgacctacatTGTAGTGTTATTGcatagtgcgttggtacagttacatacacacacagctacacttacacatacacacacacacacacacacacacacacacacacacacacacacacccacacagctacacttacatacccacacagctacacttacccacacagctacacttacacacacacacttacacacacacacacacacctacacttacacacactcaacattttttttttgggaggaatgaatacctatagtggtgattcaatataatacaatgatttttatagtctggtacctgaaaaaggtcaaatggcactgatggacccaaatgtgcccaaagcttattccgcctggactttatttacataaacctctctaaaaaggtcaaatgtcacttgttttgcctcaatcttgatacagggtacttattatatgttatactttggattcctaaagcttttaggctactaacccatcattcaaggttggtcttcactataagtaatgggttttctttaggcggagacaggaatttacatttttttgctatgttccatctaaatttactctgacacagaaaaatctatattgattctgacacttctacatccaactcacagatgtaaccttgctttgacaacaacaattattcatataaaccttttagaagtgaagttatagtcatttgttctgggaatgtcattttcgagcctgaaacctgaaaaacaggctcggggtttaacaggttaagtcaataaatacacctattgtgtatttctttctttctatagCTGTTGTAATTTCTTCTGTTATTTTCATTAAAGCTAAAGCTGTAGATCGATTTTTCCTAAATCCATACTGACTCTCACTCAATAACTCATTTTTTTCAATAATATTATCAAATTTTTGGACAAACAATTTCTCAAGGACCTTTGAAAATTGTGAAAGCAAGGACACTGGTCTGTAGTTGGTAAATTGGCTTTTGTCCCCTGTTTTAAAAAGTGGGATAACTTTAGCTATTTTCATGCTATCTGGGAAAATACCTGTCTGAAATTAAAGATTAAAGATGTAGCTTAGCGGTTTAATTGTGCAGTCAATAGTCGTTTTCACTATTGTCATGTTGATCCCATCACTATCTGTCAAAGtcttatttttgcatttgtctACAATGGATCTAATTTCAATTTCGTTTATGTCTCCCAGAAACATTGACTGCAACACTTTACTTCCCCCAATTCCGCCATCCTCTTTTTGCCCATCGTGTTGTTTTGGAATAGTCTTTGCAAGATTAGGTCCGACATTTACAAAAAAATAGTTGAATTCATGTACCActtcattcatgtttttacaaccTTATTTTTGTCATCAATGAAGTGAGGGGCAAGCCAGTGGATACAGATTTATTTCCAATAACATTATTTAAGACACTGCATTATTCAATatactatatgtatgtatactatgtatttagaaaaaaaaatgaTGGGTGACAGTCACAGATGGGTGTATGTTTACAAAGGCCTATTACAATATACATTTTCCATGCATGTCTCCAATTATtactttctttatttatttcagttttttgtgTGGATGTTCCTTGCAAAATGCAGCCAAATGCAGCCAAAATGCAGCCCCCTGCTGAAGAACTAGAAGAGAAGGAGTGGACAATTCTGGACAATTACAATGACATCAGTACTGATGAtgataaaccaacccactgctataatcacactctcgaccttgttctgacttatggtattgaaattgagcaactattagtcgaaccgcataatcctgctttatccgaccatttcttagtaacttttgaagtactattacgagactacaaagcattagtcaaaagctcttgcagcagaaacctatctgttagtgctatagccaaatttaaggaagagattccaccaatacttaactcgatagcatgtctgcatgtaagggaggaaacttatacaaaatgtacaccaccccaaattgatcatgttgttgatagtgctacagatgcgctgcgaataaaattagactctgttgctcctttgaaaaagaatcaaataaaacaacatagattagctccatggcataatgccgaaacccacaaaataaagcaaaagtctagacaacttgaaaggatatggcgttccactaaacttgaagaatctcgtttaatttggcatattactctcaatgaatataagaaagcattgcgtaaagcgagagcagcctactactcttcattaatagatgagaataagaataatgcaagatttcttttcaggctgacagagagccacagctcgattgagccttctattcccatagcactcagtagtaatgattttatgtgcttttttaacgataaaattaatgacctcttgcctttgaccagtatagtgttatcaacagctcccggaaacctaagttctaatattacactagatagtaaactagaatgcttttcagccataaaccttgaacaattaaattcaatgattctctcttctaaaccatcaacgtgcatgttagacccaattccaactaagctgttgaaggaagtttttccattaattagcacttctttattaaatattatgaatatgtctttattatcaggctatgttccacaatcattcaaagtagcagtgataaaaccgcttcttaaaaagcacaacctcgatccagaggttttagccaactatagacctatttctaatcttccgttcctctcaaatattcttgagaaagcggtcgcaaaacagttgtgtgattacttaaaaaacaatgatttatttgaagattttcagtctggctttagaacacatcatagcacagagacagctctggttaaagtcacaaatgacattctaatagcctcagacaagggacttgtctctattcttgttttgctcgatctcagtgctacatttgatactatcgaccatgatatcctattgcaaagattagagcacttagttggcatacagggaactgctttaggctggtttaggtcctatctatctgaacgctctcagtttgtacgtgttaacgatgaatcttccacgcaaaccaaagttagccatggagtgccacagggctcagtgctcggacctattttgttcacattatatatgcttccgttaggcaatattataaggaattattctgtaaactttcattgttatgcggatgatactcaactatatttatcaatcaagcctgatgaaattaaacatctaaataaaattcaagactgccttaaggacttaaaaacgtggatgaccttaaactttttgatgttaaacacgaccaaaactgaagttattgtacttggcccgaagaatctacgaaacaaattatctaaagatatactaactatggatggcattaatttggcctccagtgagactgtaaggaatcttggtgttatatttgatcaggatttatcctttaacgcccacataaaatctatttcaaggaccgcctacttccatctacgtaacattacaaaaatcaggcatatcttgcctcaaaacgatgcagagaaactagtccatgcattttaattattgtaactccttattatcagggtgtaccaagaagtcagtcaagtcgcttcagctgattcaaaatgctgcagctcgtgtacagagttaggaaaaaggaccacattactcctattctggctgccttacactggctccctatagaacacaggatagaatttaaaattcttcttctcgcctacaaagcccttaatgggcaggcgccatcttaccttaaagaactcattataccctactgtcctactagggcattgcgttccaagaatgcagggttgttggttgttcctagagtctctaaaagtacaatgggagccagagccttttcttatcaagctccacatttgtggaatcagcttccagtttgtgttcgggcggcagacaccctatccgtttttaagagtgcgcttaagaccttcctttttgataaagcttatagttagggctgattagattcagcccctagtttttctgatatagtttgtcgggggacatcttacttcttccttctctctgtctatacctgtgtactctcatgttccgattaacccagcttccccaaatgtctttctttttggtgtctatatacgccgggatccggagtcatggatgatcctgcggtcctgtgtcctggatcgtgagccctggatcgcgagtcgtggctgtggtcctggatcatcggtcctggatggatatcttcgtggattcatcttcctattatacacacatgcatttccaaacatttggactacctatgttgcaaatgtattatcttttcaatttacacacggcatctattgcacgtctgtccgtcctgggagagggatccctcctctgttgctctccctgaggtttctctcatttttgcctttaaactgtgggttttctccggaagtttttccttgtacgatgtgagggtctaaggacagagggtgtcgtattgtcatactgatattctgtacaaactgtgaagaccactgagacaaatgtaacatttgtgatattgggctatataaataaacattgattgattgatgagcTGTTTTACAGAGCAGATTATCTGCTTATCACCAGCACACCTGACTCCATCCTTGCTCCAGCCCCTGAAGAGCCCACCCTTCCACTGATTGCACTAGAGCCCACCCTTCCACTGACTGCACTAGAGCCCACCCTTCCACTGACTGCACTAGAGCCCACCCTTCTACTGACTGCACTAGAACCCACCCTTCTACTAACTGCACTAGAGCCCACCCTTCTACTGACTGCACTCGAGCCCACCCTTCTACTGACTGCACTAGAGCCTACCCTTCTACTGACTGCACTAGAGCCCACCCTTCTACTGACTGCACTAGAGCCCACCCTTCTACTAACTGCACTAGAGCCTACCCTTGCTCAAGCCACAGCACCAGACCCCACCATTGCTCCAGCCCCAGAATACCTCACCCTTGCTCCACTGACTGCATCAGAGCCTGCCATTGCTGAAGCCACAGTACAACAGCCCACTCTTGCTCCTCCCCCTTGAGCCCACTCATAAACCACCAATAAGACAACCATGTGGCCCCAAATGCAGAAGAAAATGCTCTGAGAAATGTTCAGAGGACAGACGAAGAGAAATCTGGGGCAAGTACTGGGATATGCCATACCCTGAGAAACGTTCCTTCATGTTTCACAGTGTATGCCAGGTACCGACCGCTAAAGTCTGTGGTGATGGAAAACCAAGTCGGCGGGGCAGGTCTTTCATCTACAGGCTGAAAGATGAAGACCAGGTCCCACAGCAGGTGTGCAAAATGTTCTTTCTTTCAACTTTAGGGTACCACCCAACCAACGACAGCCTGGTCCTTTCAGTGATGGGCAAAGACATCTCAACTCCTCTTGCTCCACCGAAAGATCAGAGAGGGAGACATGCACCAGCCAACAAGCTGGACCAGAAGCCATTGCATGAGCACATTGAGTCCTTCCACCCGACTGTCAGCCACTACCGCAGGGAGCATGCCCCATGGCGCCGCTACCTCCCCAGTGACATTAGCATGAAACTCATGTATGCTGACTACATAGAAAAGGACAACAAGTGCTCCTACGAGTCATATCGAAAGGCTGTGAAGTCTTTGAACATTAGCTTTACTAAGCTTGGAGAAGAGCAGTGTGAGAGCTGTCTGCTGCAGGAACAGCATGTGAAGGCTGACCACTAAGGGGAGGCTGCAGCAAACTGCCCGCAGTGTGAGAAGTGGCAAATACATAAAGATTCCGCAACAGAGAGCAGGCTACACTACCAGTCAGATGCAGAACGGGACTGGCCTGAAGATACATCGACCAGAAGTGTAGATCTGCAGAAGGTGATCATGCTCCCACGAATGCCTGGTGTCAAGTCAGCTGTCTTCACAAGACGGATTGTGGCTTATCATGAAACCTTCGCGTCAGTTGGGAAAAAGACCAACAAAAATAATACCATCTCTGTTGTCTGGCACGAGGGGATTGCAGGGCGGAGTGCTGCAGAAATAACATCAGCCTATGCAGCAGCATTGGAGAAGGAGCGGGACATCAAGCACATTGTCTACTGGGTAGACAATTGTAGCTCTCAAAATAAAAACTGGTGCCTTTTCtcttcacttgtgtccataGTCAACTCACAGACCATCTCAACTGAAGACATCACCCTTAAGTTTTTCCCGCCAGGGCACACATTTATGAGTGTGGACAGTTTCCATCATGGCGTGGAGCAGGAGATGAAGAGCAGACCAGGAGGAGTGGTCTATGATTTTGACGACTTCCTCTCTGTGGTGGGAAACTCTAATTCTAAGAAAGTTGAGGTGGTGGAGCTAAAAAATGAAGGCATCAGGGACTGGACGGATGGCCACTCTGCAGTCAAATTGAAGAAATTACCCAAACTGGCAGACCTTAAAGTTGTCCAGTTGAGACGTGGATCAAGGAGTATGTTTGTGAAAATATCCCATGAGGAGGAAGACGTCACAGAACTGGATTTCCTGCAAAAGAAATTTCAGCTAAAGATACCCACCACCTTGAGGCCACAAGACAAGGGCATAGAGGAGGCAAAGAAGAGGGATATCCTCAAGAAGCTTGGTCCCCACATGCCACCCAACAGGAGGCTATTCTGGAGCTCCCTGCATGTGAGCAACACTGATGAAGAATAATGAGAGGAAGAACAAGAAGGATAACCATCACTAATATATGAATAAGATTAATTGTTACCAATAAGGCATTTGCATCACATTCGATTTAATCTAGTATCTAATTTATGGGAGAGAACTTTATGGAAAGAACATGAATTCTAATTTTGTATACCATCAGCATTTGCATTAAATACTATACATTTTACTTTCTATGCAAGTGAATTTATTTGTAGGATGTGACTTTTATACACTATTAGAAAACATACACACTACATCATCAACAACAACTTTTATTCCCTCTATGTTTTATCTGAAAACGTTAACTGATATTTAACCTAGGGCATTGTTACCTATTATTGCCATTGCAAAATCAGATGTAACTTGCAATTTAAGGAATAAGAAGAGGAGTGTTAGTGTTGTTTCAATTCAATACAACAATGGGTTTATAAAATAGGTCATAATGATGTGAGTTGGTAATGCAACTTTGTCACCTTCAAATACATGTTAATTCCATTCCATTtgcattatattttatttaggtTTATATTATATTGAGCCTAATTTGCACCATGATCACTAGATTTTATGTAGATGTTATCATTAGTAACATAAACTGATTTTATATTGTGATCAGCAACCAAGTGAGCGATTAAATGGAAGTTAATGCCTTTTGCCTTGGTATTACCCCTTGTTATTTTGCAGACAATGCAAAGGCAGAGTACATTAACTTCCgaaaaaaggtcaaaggtcaagtTTGAGCTCAAGATTTTTATGTAGATATTTAACTTCATTCAAAAAACAAAGAATTGCCACATTTTCAATATTCTGCCTACAATTCATTTGGCTGGACAACAAAACAACTTTAAAGTCATTTTTCTCAGTTCTACACTCTGGCGAGTTAAGGTCTTTTGTCTTTGTAGGGCAGAGTAGCTGTGCTGTTTATTGTAAGTACGAGCTTTTGAGAACATGCAGATTAGGCATTCCTCTTACTACATAGATAACCAGGGTTATCGAACAACCTACTTCATCGTAGCATAATTTGTTTGGGTATatcaataaataataatactgcTTTCAACTGCATGAAAATATAAACTAAATGTTTTTTCCCCCCAGGTAACAAGTTTAACCCTGTCCACGGCCGTCTGCTCATTGCCTGTGCTTGGGTCTATGCCTTGTTTTTCGCTGGCTCTCCGCTGGCCAACTGGGGGAAATATGGACCTGAGCCTTATGGCACCGCCTGTTGTATCGACTGGCGCCTGTCTAATGAACACTCGACAGCACGTTCATTCACTGTGGCGCTGTTCATCTTCTGCTACATCCTTCCATGCTGTGTTATTGTGGCATCTTACTCGTGCATTCTGGTCACAGTGAATGTATCACGTAAAAATATGGAGCAGCATGCATCGAGGAAGACACACATGAGCAGCATCCAGACAATTATAATTAAGGTAAGATGATATACACCTCTCCGTTTGGAAATATTCTTTTGAGTACTGTCTTAGAAACTACATGTTCTTATGGTACTTTATAGCACCATTCAAATGATTATGCCCTCATCTTTACTGTGTCTGCATGATCACACCCCTGGAGAGTGTTATTAATCCTCTGACATCAGTAAGATATTAAAGCTTCTGCTCGAGACAAGACTCCTGTGGAGATTTACTCACTCTTCCATATGTAAAATAAATTGGAAATGATCTAAATAGATCCGTCAGTGATAGAGGATCTATTCCGGTCAATATTAGCAGGAATTGGCTCTGGAGATACGTTTATGCTTTTATCCCATGGCAATACTAATGTTGaggtacaatgttgtataatgtttttataattgttatgctatgacatttgtattttgtttttgtctttgctTTTGTTTGCTTTGTATAGCTCTTTGAGGCATTTCTTGGGATTTGGGGCTATAatacattttgatttgatttaatttgatgGATAAGAAGCTAACGCTGCTTTTGATGATCGATGGTCATCATTATACACCTCTCTCCATAAGAATAACTTTAATTTAAACAGCTATGGATTAAAATGCCCATGTGGCCTTTGACTGATGCAAGTCAATACATATTTCAGGTTCACCTTGTGCCTTTAAAGGACATGCCTTGTGATTTTTTTGTATGTTAGTGCAATAAACAAAAATGATCATGATTCTTCAATCAAATACACTGTTTTCTCTTCTGTGATCTATTTCTTACCAGTTAAGTGTTGCTGTCTGCATCGGTTTCTTTGCGGCGTGGAGTCCGTATGCTGTGGTATCCATGTGGGCTGCCTTTGGGCACGTTGAGAACATCCCTCCTCTAGCATTTGCTTTACCGGCAATGTTTGCCAAGTCGTCCACCATCTACAACCCAATCATCTACCTAATGCTGAGGCCGAACGTTCGCAAGGTGATACGCAAGGACCTTGGTACTCTATGCCACATCTTTCTGAATTGCTTTCAATGCACGAAGGGGTCAGCAAATTGCTGCTCCAAGACAGAGATCAGGGTCCAAATTTGCTCATTGCACAGACAGACCAACCCATTCCCGTCATCTAACTACTCTGCTCAACCTCCTATAGAAACAATAAAGTGCAATGATGCTTTTGAATGCTTCAGACACTACCCTCAAATCTGCAGCATCCCTAACCCTGCCATTGACGACCCATCTAAAGTTCTAGACAATCCTATTCCCCAAACACAAAGGCAGAAGAATCAAAATGTGTGCCACAAAAAGTCTCTGCTGGCCATCGTGTGTGCAAAAAGGACTTCAGAAATAGAAAACTTTCACATTAATTTGGAGATGGTTCCAGGACATGCAAAAGTCGCCTGGCCTTGATACTTATCTCAATTTACAATGTTTACAGAATATCTCTGGACTTAATTTGCAGGTTATGATCTTTAAGATGTGGCATTACGTAATTTATATATTTCAGGAAATCTTGTTCAGCGACGTACCGTATGCTCCTTAAGTGTTTTGGCACATGCCATGTAGCTATTTTATCTTTTGTCACCCACTATGTTTTTATTTGGTTAATATGACAGAATAGCATTTAAGGTTTAATGCAAACGCATTTAATAATTTAAAGTGAATGTAATTTGCAAAAAGTTGCCCGGTTTGTAGCTTTTTTTCAGATTTAAATAACATCTAAAAATGTCTCCAAAACCCTAGGGAGATTTAAGGTGTTGAGGAATTGTACCAACTTCATTTTAAATCAATATTTTATTACCTAACACATTCCTTGTAGCACTACTGGCCACATCCTTTTTCTGGATCTACCATTACTGtgtattactttttaaaaaagctaGATTTAGTGAAGTTTTCTTATTTTACTCTAACATTTGCATAAGCTTGGTCAAGTTGGACGGAGGGCAAGTTAACATAATTTGAAGCATacatagtttaatgtttaaacttTGAGAGTTAATGAAGCCCATTTATTTTAATGATGTTTTCTATATAGTCAATGGTTGAATCTGTACaaaaaatcattttaagatAATATTAATTATGAGCCTGCAACAAAACAAAGATAATCTCATCTCTGTGATCAGGACTGTATGGATGTGGTTTGACTGACTGcgataaaacaatatattttatcAGACTATGGTCCAAATATTGCTAAATGCATATTGGTGCAAACACCAATAATCAATTGAAATAATCAACACTGATTaaactttaataataataataataataatgacaaaTGTAATGTTCGTGGGATAAAATGCAAAAATAGGTTATGTTGCAGAAAGCATTTCCCATTCCTGACTGCTCACTACAAAGTAATAGTATATCGGATAAATACAACACATGATAAATGTATGATTTAACTGTGGATCCTATCGCCTACATTCAAATCAAAGCTAACGTTCTGCACTTTAAAGACATGGATAGTTGATTTGTAAATACTTGTAGACCTTATTAAGGGCTTGATATTTAGTAATCTGCTGTTCGCATTATCTTAGTAAAGCCTGGGTTAAACCTCAGGCAGTTGACTGGTCACTGTGGGTGTATGCTGATGATACAACTAATATCTGTTATTCATATCGTTACTACACTTTGATACCATGAGTCTCACTGTTCTACACAGATTTGTCCTGGATGATGGCTTTGCAGGAGAACAAAAATATAACTCATTTCAAAAGTGGTAAAAACATCCATCCCCTGTCAACCCTCGTATTGTTTTCATGTGACAACTGCAGGTTTACAGTTTATGGTGCTTGATCAATTATCTATGTACAGTACACACTGTAAAACTAAATGTGGCAACATAATACTATTGTTATGGTTCTGCACATAATAATAGATAGACACAATAATGTCTATCTACCTGTATTATGTGAACCTCAAGTCATTATTTTTGTATACAATGAAAATGGGATGTCTATAGTTGATTTGTATAATATGTTTGTCACTACAATAGAGGGAAATGGAAGAAACACACATGAAACAATCAATGCAATCCAATATGTAGCTGCAGATACATGTATTAGAGGAGAAAGATTATCAAGGTCATGTTGTTTgtaatatttgttgtttgtaaatCCATTGTACATTTAACATGATAGGATGTAGGCATTCACTCAGGACCAAATATGAGACACATCAACATTGTTTAGACACTCAAATTATCCCGTGGACCTATTGCTACTTCATCTATTCCAAATATAATATTAAGCCATGTCCTAATTGTCATGTAAAAGATGTTGGCATGCTGTTTTAACAAAAGTTTTTTAATCAATCAACAGGGGGGCATTTTAATAGCATGCCTCAATCTGATAGAACCTTGATGTAATTACTGTTAAGAAGCTAAAGCCTGCTCACATGTGTATACCAGGAGATTATCAATAGTCATTCATGGGTTGAAAGGAATCATTGTTATAGTGTTTAGTGGAGATAATATTAAACCTACCTAGGGAAGGAGAACAGCAGTGGCTATCACTATAGCTCATCATCAGATCATCATCATCTGTAATCCCTTTCATGGAAGTTCAAACAGTATTTTTTAATGAAAACAGAGAGAAAATTAATCTTCCTGTCAGGTGCATTTGGGGAGGAAAAAATAATATAATCCACTGTTTATTCGTCTAATGCTCAGGaaaaaatatctgcatacagTACTGCAACACACTGCCATGCCCATATTCAAACTATAGTCTATGTCATTG
It contains:
- the opn7a gene encoding opsin 7, group member a translates to MGLLDEDIAFQSNIPVPLDITVAVVYSVFGVLSLFGNSTLLYVSFKKKHLLKPAEYFIINLAISDLGLTLSLYPMAITSSFYHRWLYGKTVCYIYAFCGMLFGICSLTTLTLLSIVCFVKVCCPHYGNKFNPVHGRLLIACAWVYALFFAGSPLANWGKYGPEPYGTACCIDWRLSNEHSTARSFTVALFIFCYILPCCVIVASYSCILVTVNVSRKNMEQHASRKTHMSSIQTIIIKLSVAVCIGFFAAWSPYAVVSMWAAFGHVENIPPLAFALPAMFAKSSTIYNPIIYLMLRPNVRKVIRKDLGTLCHIFLNCFQCTKGSANCCSKTEIRVQICSLHRQTNPFPSSNYSAQPPIETIKCNDAFECFRHYPQICSIPNPAIDDPSKVLDNPIPQTQRQKNQNVCHKKSLLAIVCAKRTSEIENFHINLEMVPGHAKVAWP